One window of Candidatus Binatia bacterium genomic DNA carries:
- a CDS encoding cyclase family protein, protein MERQQFTIEDVRALAKRLSNWGRWGEGDELGTLNFITPEKIVRAASLVRRGRVFSLAIPFDAQGPQTGFAGRVNPLHYMLQDGGDIASGAQDFIPGLRYCDDAITMPLQCATQWDALSHIFFDGKMYNNRGPEWVTSSGARANSIDKLKQSIVSRGVLLDVPRLLGKPWLEAGEAIYPEQLDAAAERQGVAIERGDIILVRTGQLAQVRAQGSWGQYAGGPAPGLSLRCAEWFATHEIAGYATDTWGTEVIPNETPDCFQPLHCVAIVHMGMLVGEIFDLEELAKDCAEDGVYEFLFVAPPLPITGAVGSPVNPQAIK, encoded by the coding sequence ATGGAACGCCAGCAGTTTACGATCGAGGATGTCCGCGCTTTGGCCAAACGCCTCTCGAACTGGGGCCGCTGGGGCGAAGGCGACGAACTCGGCACCCTCAACTTCATTACGCCGGAGAAAATCGTGCGAGCCGCCAGCCTGGTGCGCCGCGGGCGGGTGTTTTCGCTCGCCATCCCGTTCGACGCGCAGGGCCCGCAAACCGGCTTCGCCGGGCGCGTGAATCCACTGCACTACATGCTACAAGACGGCGGCGACATTGCCTCGGGAGCACAAGACTTCATCCCGGGCCTGCGCTACTGCGATGACGCGATCACCATGCCCCTGCAGTGCGCCACGCAGTGGGACGCCCTTTCGCACATCTTTTTCGACGGCAAGATGTACAACAACCGCGGCCCCGAATGGGTAACGAGTAGCGGAGCCCGCGCGAATTCCATCGATAAGCTCAAGCAAAGCATCGTCTCCCGTGGCGTCCTTCTCGATGTTCCACGTCTGCTCGGCAAGCCTTGGCTCGAAGCCGGCGAAGCCATTTACCCGGAACAACTCGATGCTGCTGCGGAGCGCCAAGGTGTGGCGATCGAGCGTGGGGACATCATACTCGTTCGCACGGGCCAACTGGCACAGGTACGCGCGCAAGGCAGTTGGGGTCAGTATGCTGGCGGCCCCGCGCCGGGCCTCAGCTTGCGTTGTGCGGAGTGGTTTGCGACGCACGAGATCGCGGGCTACGCCACCGACACCTGGGGCACCGAGGTGATTCCCAACGAAACCCCCGATTGCTTCCAGCCGCTGCACTGTGTGGCCATCGTGCACATGGGCATGCTCGTCGGGGAAATTTTCGATCTCGAGGAGCTTGCCAAGGACTGCGCGGAGGATGGCGTTTACGAGTTCCTGTTCGTAGCACCGCCGCTTCCCATCACCGGGGCCGTCGGCTCGCCCGTGAACCCGCAGGCCATCAAGTAA